One stretch of Pseudomonas fragi DNA includes these proteins:
- the folB gene encoding dihydroneopterin aldolase translates to MDRVFIEGLEVDTVIGAYDWERGIRQCLRLDLSFAWDNRPAAAGDDLTLALDYASVSARIQAFAEQAQFQLVETFAERLAEVLMSEFNIPWLHLKLTKPGAVAAATGVGVEIERGCR, encoded by the coding sequence GAAGTTGACACCGTTATCGGTGCTTATGACTGGGAACGTGGCATCCGTCAGTGCCTGCGCCTTGATCTGAGTTTTGCGTGGGATAACCGCCCGGCCGCGGCTGGGGATGATCTGACGCTGGCCTTGGATTACGCGAGTGTATCCGCGCGCATTCAGGCGTTTGCCGAGCAGGCTCAATTTCAGCTGGTGGAAACTTTCGCCGAGCGTCTGGCCGAAGTGTTGATGAGCGAGTTCAATATTCCCTGGCTGCACCTCAAGCTGACCAAGCCCGGCGCCGTTGCGGCGGCCACTGGGGTGGGCGTGGAGATTGAGCGCGGATGTCGCTAA
- the folK gene encoding 2-amino-4-hydroxy-6-hydroxymethyldihydropteridine diphosphokinase, with amino-acid sequence MSLTRIYLGLGSNVERETHLQAGLDALAGFLLGMQCSPVFESQPVGIKSGPFFNLVVSAKTDLPLVELSRRLKLIEADNGRYAQDRKGLPLDIDVLFYGDLEGNFDGLTLPRAEILKNAFVLWPLSLIAPDKIHPGVGKPLAQLWAEAQIDQVLAPAAFEWRGESLTPLEMLAG; translated from the coding sequence ATGTCGCTAACTCGGATTTATCTTGGGCTGGGCAGTAATGTCGAGCGCGAAACACATCTGCAGGCGGGTCTGGATGCGCTGGCCGGGTTTTTGCTGGGCATGCAGTGTTCGCCCGTGTTCGAAAGCCAGCCGGTAGGGATCAAGAGCGGGCCGTTTTTCAATCTGGTGGTGTCGGCGAAAACCGATTTGCCGCTGGTTGAGCTAAGCCGACGTTTGAAGCTGATCGAGGCGGATAACGGGCGTTACGCCCAAGATCGCAAGGGTTTGCCCCTGGATATCGACGTGTTGTTTTACGGCGATCTGGAGGGTAATTTCGATGGCTTGACCCTGCCGCGTGCCGAAATTCTCAAGAATGCTTTTGTGTTGTGGCCGCTGTCTTTGATAGCTCCGGACAAAATCCACCCGGGTGTGGGCAAGCCCCTTGCGCAGTTGTGGGCTGAGGCGCAGATCGATCAGGTGCTTGCGCCTGCAGCCTTCGAGTGGCGTGGGGAGTCCTTGACGCCGCTGGAGATGCTGGCGGGCTGA
- the glpE gene encoding thiosulfate sulfurtransferase GlpE, with translation MTEFKRIPPEQAQALREQGAVVVDVRDPQAFAASHISGAKHLDNHSLHDFIANADLDAPLIVACYHGNSSQSAAAYLVGQGFSEVYSLDGGFELWRATYPDETAQSPGE, from the coding sequence ATGACCGAATTCAAACGTATCCCGCCCGAGCAAGCCCAGGCCCTGCGCGAACAAGGCGCCGTCGTCGTTGATGTGCGCGACCCGCAGGCCTTTGCCGCCAGCCATATCAGCGGCGCCAAGCACCTGGACAACCACTCGCTGCATGACTTCATCGCCAACGCCGACCTCGACGCCCCGCTGATCGTGGCCTGCTACCACGGCAACTCCAGCCAGAGTGCTGCCGCGTATCTGGTCGGCCAGGGCTTCAGCGAGGTCTACAGCCTGGATGGCGGCTTCGAGCTGTGGCGCGCCACTTACCCGGACGAAACCGCCCAAAGCCCGGGCGAATAA
- a CDS encoding multifunctional CCA addition/repair protein codes for MQIYKVGGAVRDRLLGKPVTDIDWVVVGATAEQMQALGYRPVGSDFPVFLHPKTGDEYALARTERKSGHGYGGFVFHASPDVTLEEDLIRRDLTINAMAEDEAGNVTDPYHGQRDLQARILRHVSPAFAEDPLRVLRVARFSARYASLGFSIAPETLELMRQLSRSGELQALTPERCWKEISRALMEDQPQVFIQVLRNCDALEVLLPEVNALFGVPQPPAHHPEIDSGVHTLSVLEQSALHKQPLTVRWACLLHDLGKGLTPEKDWPRHIAHEHKGLRLIKAVNDRYKVPRDCQELALLVGEYHTHGHRALELKASTLLELLQRFDVYRRPQRFEEFVVACEMDAKGRLGLEDRPYPQADYLRGAARAALAVAVQPLLEQGYKGPELGEALKRERLKALQAYKDAA; via the coding sequence ATGCAGATCTATAAAGTTGGCGGTGCCGTACGCGATCGCCTGCTGGGCAAGCCTGTCACCGATATCGACTGGGTGGTGGTGGGCGCTACGGCCGAACAAATGCAGGCCCTTGGCTATCGCCCTGTCGGCTCGGACTTCCCGGTATTCCTTCACCCCAAAACCGGTGATGAATATGCGTTGGCGCGCACCGAACGTAAAAGTGGTCATGGCTATGGCGGCTTTGTTTTTCACGCTAGCCCCGACGTCACCCTCGAAGAAGACCTGATCCGTCGCGACCTGACCATCAATGCGATGGCCGAGGACGAGGCCGGCAACGTGACCGACCCTTATCATGGCCAGCGCGACCTTCAGGCCCGCATCTTGCGCCACGTTTCCCCCGCATTCGCCGAAGATCCACTCAGAGTGCTGCGCGTGGCCCGATTTTCTGCGCGCTACGCCAGCCTGGGTTTCAGCATCGCCCCCGAGACCCTGGAGCTGATGCGTCAATTGTCCCGCTCCGGCGAACTGCAAGCCTTGACCCCGGAGCGCTGCTGGAAGGAAATCTCCCGCGCCTTGATGGAAGATCAGCCGCAGGTCTTTATTCAAGTACTGCGCAACTGTGACGCACTTGAAGTGCTGCTGCCCGAGGTCAACGCCCTGTTTGGCGTGCCGCAGCCCCCGGCCCATCACCCGGAAATCGACAGCGGCGTGCATACCCTCAGCGTGCTGGAGCAATCGGCCTTGCACAAACAGCCCCTAACGGTGCGCTGGGCTTGCCTGCTGCACGACCTGGGCAAGGGACTGACCCCTGAAAAGGACTGGCCAAGGCACATTGCCCACGAGCACAAGGGGCTGCGCCTGATCAAGGCGGTCAATGACCGCTACAAGGTGCCGCGTGACTGCCAGGAACTGGCCCTGCTGGTGGGCGAATACCACACGCACGGCCATCGGGCCCTTGAACTCAAGGCTTCGACGCTTCTGGAGTTGCTGCAACGTTTTGACGTGTACCGGCGGCCGCAGCGGTTCGAGGAGTTTGTCGTGGCGTGCGAGATGGACGCCAAAGGGCGCCTGGGGCTGGAAGATCGCCCGTACCCGCAAGCTGACTACCTGCGCGGCGCGGCGCGGGCAGCCCTGGCGGTAGCGGTGCAGCCGCTGCTGGAGCAGGGCTACAAAGGCCCTGAACTGGGCGAAGCGCTCAAGCGCGAACGACTCAAGGCACTGCAGGCCTACAAGGATGCGGCGTAG
- the pdxA gene encoding 4-hydroxythreonine-4-phosphate dehydrogenase PdxA, with protein sequence MKTQRFALTPGEPAGIGPDLCLLLASQHQPHPLIAITSRDLLLERAAQLGVAVSLLPVGPGNWPEQPAPAGSLYVWDTPLNATVTAGKLDKANAAFVLQTLTRAAQGCMDGDFAGMITAPVHKGVINEAGIPFSGHTEFLADLTHTPQVVMMLATRGLRVALVTTHLPLRQVSDAITPERLMRVTRILHADLQQKFGIARPRILVCGLNPHAGEGGHLGHEEIDIIEPTLERLRSEGMDLRGPLPADTLFTPKYLEHCDAVLAMYHDQGLPVLKYKGFGAAVNITLGLPIIRTSVDHGTALDLAGSGKIDTGSLQVALETAYQMAETRI encoded by the coding sequence GTGAAAACACAGCGTTTTGCCCTGACACCCGGCGAACCGGCAGGCATAGGTCCCGACCTGTGCCTGCTGCTCGCCTCGCAACACCAGCCACACCCCCTGATTGCCATTACCAGCCGCGACCTGCTCCTTGAGCGGGCCGCGCAGCTCGGTGTGGCTGTCAGCCTGCTCCCGGTTGGGCCGGGCAACTGGCCCGAACAGCCAGCTCCAGCAGGCAGCCTGTATGTGTGGGACACCCCGCTGAATGCCACGGTTACCGCCGGCAAGCTGGACAAGGCCAATGCAGCCTTTGTGCTGCAGACCCTGACCCGCGCCGCACAAGGCTGCATGGATGGCGACTTCGCCGGCATGATCACCGCCCCGGTGCATAAAGGCGTGATCAACGAAGCAGGCATCCCGTTCTCCGGGCACACCGAATTCCTTGCCGACCTGACCCATACCCCACAGGTCGTGATGATGCTGGCCACCCGCGGATTGCGCGTGGCACTTGTCACCACGCACCTGCCGCTACGTCAGGTCAGCGATGCAATAACCCCCGAGCGACTGATGCGGGTCACCCGCATTCTGCACGCCGACCTACAACAAAAATTCGGCATTGCCCGGCCGCGAATCCTGGTGTGCGGGCTCAACCCCCATGCCGGTGAAGGCGGCCATTTGGGCCATGAAGAAATAGATATCATCGAACCAACCCTGGAGCGCCTGCGCAGTGAGGGCATGGACCTGCGTGGCCCGCTGCCTGCCGACACTCTGTTTACCCCCAAATATCTGGAACACTGCGACGCAGTGCTGGCGATGTACCACGACCAGGGCCTGCCCGTACTCAAGTACAAAGGGTTTGGCGCCGCCGTCAACATCACTCTGGGCTTGCCGATTATCCGCACCTCTGTCGACCACGGCACCGCCCTGGATCTGGCGGGCAGCGGCAAGATCGATACCGGCAGCCTGCAAGTCGCGCTGGAAACCGCCTACCAGATGGCCGAGACCCGTATATGA
- the rsmA gene encoding 16S rRNA (adenine(1518)-N(6)/adenine(1519)-N(6))-dimethyltransferase RsmA → MNEQYQHKARKRFGQNFLHDAGVIDRILRAINAKAGERLLEIGPGQGALTEGILNSGGQLDVVELDKDLVPILNRQFAGMSNFTLHQGDALKFDFKSLNAAPRTLRVVGNLPYNISTPLIFHLLKNADLIRDMHFMLQKEVVERMAAGPGGGDWGRLSIMVQYHCRVEHLFNVGPGAFNPPPKVDSAIVRLVPHEVLPHPAKDHRLLERVVREAFNQRRKTLRNTLKALLSNAEIEAAGVDGSKRPEQLDLAAFVRLADKLSEQPVVAPAAD, encoded by the coding sequence ATGAACGAGCAATACCAACACAAGGCGCGCAAGCGCTTTGGCCAGAACTTCCTGCACGATGCAGGCGTGATTGACCGCATCTTGCGCGCCATCAACGCCAAGGCGGGCGAACGCCTGCTGGAAATCGGCCCGGGCCAGGGCGCCCTGACCGAAGGCATCCTCAACAGCGGTGGGCAGCTCGACGTCGTTGAACTCGACAAGGACCTGGTGCCGATCCTCAACCGCCAGTTTGCCGGCATGAGCAACTTCACCCTGCACCAGGGTGATGCGCTGAAGTTCGACTTCAAAAGCCTCAATGCTGCACCCCGCACACTGCGCGTGGTCGGTAACCTGCCGTACAACATCTCTACGCCGCTGATTTTTCACCTGCTGAAAAACGCCGACCTGATCCGTGACATGCACTTCATGCTGCAAAAGGAAGTGGTCGAGCGCATGGCCGCCGGCCCTGGCGGTGGTGACTGGGGTCGCCTGTCGATCATGGTTCAGTACCACTGCCGCGTCGAACACCTGTTCAACGTAGGCCCGGGGGCATTCAACCCGCCGCCGAAAGTTGATTCGGCGATTGTCCGCCTGGTGCCGCACGAAGTCCTGCCGCACCCGGCAAAGGATCATCGCCTGCTTGAGCGCGTGGTTCGCGAAGCGTTCAACCAGCGTCGCAAAACCCTGCGCAACACCCTCAAGGCCTTGCTCAGCAACGCTGAAATCGAAGCCGCTGGCGTCGATGGCAGCAAACGCCCGGAGCAACTCGACCTGGCCGCCTTCGTGCGCCTGGCCGACAAGCTGAGCGAGCAACCGGTCGTGGCGCCCGCCGCCGACTGA
- a CDS encoding PrkA family serine protein kinase: MSIFSHFQQRFESTRQEELTLQEYLELCKQDKSTYASAAERLLLAIGEPELLDTSTDSRLSRIFSNKVIRRYPAFEDFHGMEECIDQIVSYFRHAAQGLEEKKQILYLLGPVGGGKSSLAEKLKQLIEKVPFYAIKGSPVFESPLGLFNATEDGAILEEDFGIPKRYLSTIMSPWATKRLAEFGGDISQFRVVKLYPSILNQIGVAKTEPGDENNQDISALVGKVDIRKLEEFPQNDADAYSYSGALCRSNQGLMEFVEMFKAPIKVLHPLLTATQEGNYNSTEGLGAIPFTGILLAHSNESEWHTFRNNKNNEAFIDRIYIVKVPYCLRVSDEVKIYDKLLFNSSLAKAHCAPDTLKMLAQFTVLSRLKEPENSNIYSKMRVYDGENLKDTDPKAKSIQEYRDNAGVDEGMNGLSTRFAFKILSKVFNFDPHEIAANPVHLLYVLEQQIEQEQFQAETRERYLRFLKEYLAPRYIEFIGKEIQTAYLESYSEYGQNIFDRYVLYADFWIQDQEYRDPETGEILNRVALNEELEKIEKPAGISNPKDFRNEIVNFVLRARANNNGKNPTWLSYEKLRVVIEKKMFSNTEDLLPVISFNAKASKEDQQKHNDFVTRMVERGYTDKQVRLLSEWYLRVRKSQ; the protein is encoded by the coding sequence ATGAGTATTTTTAGCCACTTCCAACAACGCTTTGAATCCACACGCCAGGAAGAGCTCACGCTCCAGGAATATCTTGAGCTGTGCAAACAGGACAAAAGCACTTATGCCTCTGCCGCTGAACGGCTCCTGCTGGCCATTGGTGAGCCGGAACTGCTGGACACCTCAACCGATTCACGGCTATCGCGGATTTTTTCCAACAAGGTGATTCGCCGCTATCCGGCCTTTGAAGACTTCCACGGAATGGAAGAATGCATCGACCAGATCGTTTCCTACTTCCGCCATGCTGCACAGGGCCTGGAAGAGAAAAAGCAAATCCTCTATCTGTTGGGCCCGGTCGGGGGCGGCAAATCATCCCTTGCCGAAAAACTCAAACAGCTAATTGAAAAAGTGCCCTTCTATGCCATCAAGGGTTCACCGGTTTTCGAATCGCCCCTGGGCCTGTTCAACGCCACCGAAGATGGCGCGATCCTCGAAGAAGACTTCGGCATCCCCAAACGCTACCTGAGCACCATCATGTCGCCGTGGGCCACCAAGCGCCTGGCCGAGTTTGGCGGTGATATCAGCCAGTTCCGCGTGGTTAAACTCTACCCCTCGATCCTCAATCAGATCGGTGTCGCCAAAACCGAACCCGGAGACGAAAACAACCAGGACATTTCGGCCCTGGTCGGCAAGGTCGATATCCGCAAACTGGAAGAATTCCCGCAAAACGACGCCGACGCCTACAGCTACTCGGGCGCCCTGTGCCGGTCCAACCAGGGCTTGATGGAGTTCGTGGAGATGTTCAAGGCACCGATCAAGGTGCTGCACCCACTGCTGACGGCCACCCAGGAAGGCAACTACAACAGCACCGAAGGCCTGGGCGCGATCCCGTTTACTGGCATCCTGCTGGCTCACTCCAACGAATCGGAGTGGCACACCTTCCGCAACAACAAGAACAACGAAGCGTTTATCGACCGGATCTACATCGTCAAAGTGCCGTATTGCCTGCGCGTCAGTGACGAAGTGAAGATCTACGACAAACTGCTGTTCAACAGCTCGCTGGCCAAAGCCCATTGCGCGCCCGACACCCTGAAAATGCTGGCCCAGTTCACCGTACTGTCACGGCTCAAAGAGCCGGAAAACTCCAACATCTACTCCAAGATGCGGGTGTATGACGGCGAAAATCTGAAGGATACCGACCCGAAAGCCAAGTCCATCCAGGAGTACCGTGACAACGCGGGTGTCGACGAAGGCATGAATGGCCTGTCGACCCGTTTCGCGTTCAAGATCCTGTCCAAGGTGTTCAACTTCGACCCCCACGAAATTGCCGCCAACCCGGTCCACCTGCTTTATGTGCTCGAACAGCAGATCGAACAGGAACAATTCCAGGCTGAAACCCGTGAGCGCTACCTGCGTTTCCTCAAGGAATACCTGGCGCCGCGCTACATCGAGTTTATCGGCAAGGAAATCCAGACCGCTTATCTGGAGTCCTACAGCGAATACGGGCAAAACATCTTCGATCGCTATGTGCTTTACGCCGACTTCTGGATTCAGGACCAGGAATACCGCGACCCGGAAACCGGCGAGATCCTCAATCGCGTGGCTCTCAACGAAGAGCTGGAGAAAATCGAAAAACCGGCAGGCATCAGCAATCCGAAGGATTTCCGCAACGAGATCGTCAACTTCGTACTGCGCGCCCGCGCCAACAACAACGGTAAAAACCCGACCTGGCTCAGCTACGAGAAGCTGCGGGTGGTGATCGAGAAGAAAATGTTCTCCAACACCGAAGACCTGCTGCCGGTTATCAGCTTCAACGCCAAGGCAAGCAAAGAGGACCAGCAAAAACACAACGACTTCGTCACTCGAATGGTCGAACGTGGCTACACCGACAAACAAGTACGGCTGCTCTCCGAGTGGTACCTGCGGGTCCGCAAGTCGCAGTGA
- a CDS encoding SpoVR family protein, with the protein MTAKENKRQPISTGSEWTFDLIQAYDREIGRLAGRYALDTYPNQIEVITAEQMMDAYASVGMPLGYHHWSYGKHFLSTEKSYTRGQMGLAYEIVINSDPCIAYLMEENTICMQALVVAHACYGHNSFFKGNYLFRTWTDASSIIDYLVFAKQYIMQCEERHGIDAVEDLLDSCHALMNYGVDRYKRPDPISAEEERRRQKEREEHLQKQINDLWRTIPKSADKLSEKDNARFPEEPQENILYFLEKHAPLLEPWQREVVRIVRKIAQYFYPQRQTQVMNEGWATFWHYTLMNDLYDEGLVTEGFMMEFLISHTSVVFQPGFDSPYYSGINPYALGFAMYCDIRRICEHPTDEDRYWFPDLAGSDWLSSIKFAMASFKDESFILQYLSPKVIRDLKLFSIMDDDQKDDLLVPAIHDENGYRIIRETLAAQYNLGNREPNIQIWSIDRRGDRSLTLRHQQHDRKPLGDSTEEVLKHLHRLWGFDIHLETLQGDQVMKVHHVPPKGDHGDLDRGRLDMGAIHL; encoded by the coding sequence ATGACCGCCAAAGAGAATAAGCGCCAACCCATCTCCACCGGCTCAGAGTGGACCTTTGACCTGATCCAGGCCTATGACCGCGAAATCGGCCGCCTGGCTGGCCGCTATGCGCTGGACACCTACCCCAACCAGATCGAAGTCATCACCGCCGAGCAAATGATGGATGCCTACGCATCGGTGGGCATGCCGTTGGGTTATCACCACTGGTCCTACGGCAAACACTTCCTTAGCACTGAAAAATCCTATACCAGGGGCCAGATGGGGCTGGCCTACGAAATCGTTATCAACTCAGACCCCTGCATTGCCTATCTGATGGAAGAAAACACCATCTGCATGCAGGCATTGGTGGTTGCCCATGCCTGCTATGGCCACAACAGCTTCTTCAAGGGCAACTACCTGTTTCGCACCTGGACCGATGCCAGCTCGATCATCGATTACCTGGTGTTCGCCAAGCAGTACATCATGCAGTGCGAGGAGCGCCACGGCATCGACGCAGTGGAAGACCTTCTCGACTCCTGCCATGCCCTGATGAACTACGGGGTGGACCGCTACAAACGGCCTGATCCGATTTCAGCCGAAGAGGAGCGCCGTCGACAAAAGGAACGCGAGGAGCACCTGCAAAAACAGATCAACGATTTGTGGCGCACCATCCCCAAAAGCGCAGACAAACTCAGCGAGAAGGACAACGCCCGCTTCCCCGAAGAACCTCAGGAAAACATTCTGTACTTCCTGGAAAAACACGCGCCCTTGCTGGAGCCCTGGCAGCGTGAAGTGGTGCGCATCGTGCGCAAGATCGCCCAGTACTTTTACCCACAGCGGCAAACCCAGGTGATGAACGAGGGGTGGGCAACTTTTTGGCACTACACCCTGATGAACGACCTCTATGACGAAGGCCTGGTCACCGAAGGCTTTATGATGGAGTTCCTCATTTCCCACACCAGCGTGGTGTTCCAGCCCGGTTTTGACAGCCCCTACTACAGCGGTATCAACCCCTACGCCCTGGGCTTTGCGATGTATTGCGATATCCGGCGCATCTGCGAACACCCTACCGATGAGGATCGCTACTGGTTCCCTGACCTTGCGGGCAGCGACTGGCTGTCGAGCATCAAATTCGCCATGGCCAGCTTCAAGGACGAGAGTTTTATCCTGCAGTACCTGTCACCCAAGGTAATCCGCGACCTGAAGCTGTTCAGCATCATGGACGACGATCAAAAAGACGACTTGCTGGTACCCGCCATCCATGACGAAAACGGCTACCGCATCATTCGCGAAACCCTGGCCGCGCAATACAACCTGGGCAATCGCGAACCCAATATCCAGATCTGGAGCATCGACCGGCGTGGTGACCGCTCACTGACCCTGCGTCACCAGCAACACGACCGCAAACCCTTGGGCGACTCCACCGAAGAAGTTCTCAAGCACCTGCACCGCTTGTGGGGCTTCGACATTCACCTGGAAACACTGCAAGGCGACCAGGTCATGAAGGTCCACCATGTCCCGCCAAAAGGCGACCACGGTGATCTTGACCGTGGCCGCCTGGACATGGGAGCCATTCACCTGTAA
- a CDS encoding symmetrical bis(5'-nucleosyl)-tetraphosphatase, translated as MAVYAVGDLQGCLKPLKRLLERVAFDPAKDKLWLVGDLVNRGPESLETLRFLYRMRESLVCVLGNHDLHLLAVGRNIERLKKGDTLREILQAPDCDELLNWLRQQPLLHYDAERDTALVHAGIPPQWTLKKALKCASEVEQALRDDNLIGPYLDGMYGNDPAKWDNELTGVTRLRVITNYFTRMRFCTREGKLDLKSKEGVGTAPPGFAPWFSYKERKTQGLKIIFGHWAALEGNCKEPGIYALDTGCVWGGAMTLLNVDTGQRLLCDCDDPGLAAPSIAPPTEPSSQPLGAG; from the coding sequence ATGGCAGTGTATGCCGTGGGTGATTTGCAAGGTTGCCTCAAGCCGCTCAAACGCCTGCTCGAACGTGTAGCCTTCGACCCTGCCAAAGACAAGCTCTGGCTGGTCGGTGACCTGGTCAACCGCGGCCCTGAATCGCTGGAAACCCTGCGTTTTCTGTACCGTATGCGCGAGTCTCTGGTCTGCGTGCTGGGCAACCATGACCTGCACCTGCTAGCCGTGGGGCGCAATATCGAACGCCTGAAAAAAGGCGACACCCTGCGTGAAATCCTCCAAGCCCCCGACTGCGATGAACTGCTGAACTGGCTTCGCCAGCAACCGCTGCTGCACTACGATGCAGAGCGTGATACCGCACTGGTGCATGCCGGAATACCGCCGCAGTGGACGCTGAAAAAAGCCCTCAAATGCGCCAGCGAAGTCGAACAGGCCCTGCGTGATGACAATCTCATAGGGCCTTACCTTGACGGCATGTACGGCAACGATCCCGCCAAGTGGGACAACGAGCTGACCGGTGTGACCCGCTTGCGGGTTATTACCAACTATTTCACCCGCATGCGTTTTTGTACCCGAGAGGGCAAACTCGACCTCAAAAGCAAAGAAGGCGTCGGTACTGCACCGCCCGGATTCGCGCCGTGGTTCAGCTATAAAGAACGCAAGACCCAGGGCCTCAAGATCATCTTCGGGCACTGGGCCGCACTGGAAGGCAACTGCAAGGAGCCGGGCATCTATGCCCTTGATACCGGTTGCGTCTGGGGCGGGGCCATGACCCTGCTCAATGTCGACACTGGCCAGCGCCTGCTCTGCGACTGCGACGACCCGGGCCTTGCCGCGCCCTCCATTGCTCCACCTACCGAGCCATCTTCCCAACCCTTGGGCGCCGGCTAA
- a CDS encoding YeaH/YhbH family protein, whose amino-acid sequence MSYVIDRRLNGKNKSTVNRQRFLRRYRDHIKKAVEEAVGRRSITDMEHGEQISIPGRDIDEPVLHHGRGGKQTVVHPGNKEFTSGEHIPRPQGGSGGGGGPGKAGNSGEGMDEFVFQITQEEFLEFMFEDLELPNLVKRNLTGTDTFKTVRAGISNEGNPSRINIIRTLRSAHARRIALSGSSRAKLREAKAELERLKREEPDNFGDIKTIEAEIEKLSARIHRVPFLDTFDLKYNLLIKQPNPSSKAVMFCLMDVSGSMTQATKDIAKRFFILLYLFLKRNYDKIDVVFIRHHTSAREVDEEEFFYSRETGGTIVSSALKLMQEIMAERYPTNEWNIYAAQASDGDNWNDDSPICRDILINQIMPFVQYYTYVEITPREHQALWYEYERISEAFSDTFAQQQLVSAGDIYPVFRELFQRRLVT is encoded by the coding sequence ATGAGCTATGTGATCGACCGACGCCTCAATGGCAAGAACAAGAGCACGGTTAACCGTCAGCGTTTTCTGCGGCGCTACCGTGACCATATCAAAAAGGCCGTAGAAGAGGCCGTGGGCCGCCGTTCCATTACCGATATGGAACATGGCGAGCAAATCAGCATCCCTGGCCGCGATATCGATGAGCCGGTGCTGCATCACGGCCGTGGTGGCAAGCAAACCGTGGTTCACCCCGGCAACAAGGAGTTCACCAGCGGTGAACATATTCCACGCCCTCAAGGCGGCTCGGGAGGTGGCGGCGGGCCAGGCAAAGCGGGCAACTCCGGCGAAGGCATGGATGAGTTCGTGTTCCAGATCACCCAGGAAGAGTTCCTCGAATTCATGTTCGAAGACCTTGAGCTACCCAACCTGGTCAAACGCAACCTGACCGGCACCGACACGTTCAAAACCGTCCGCGCCGGTATCAGCAACGAGGGCAACCCGTCCCGCATCAATATCATCCGCACCCTGCGCTCCGCCCATGCACGGCGCATTGCCCTGTCCGGCAGCAGCCGGGCAAAACTGCGCGAAGCCAAGGCTGAGCTGGAGCGGTTAAAACGTGAAGAACCGGACAACTTCGGCGATATCAAGACCATCGAAGCTGAAATCGAGAAACTCAGCGCGCGTATTCATCGCGTGCCGTTTCTCGACACCTTCGACCTCAAGTACAACCTGCTGATCAAACAGCCCAACCCCAGCTCCAAAGCCGTCATGTTCTGCCTGATGGACGTTTCAGGCTCCATGACCCAAGCCACCAAAGATATCGCCAAACGCTTTTTTATCCTTCTTTACCTGTTTCTCAAGCGCAACTACGACAAGATTGACGTGGTGTTTATTCGCCATCACACCAGCGCACGGGAGGTCGATGAAGAGGAGTTTTTCTATTCCCGGGAAACCGGCGGCACCATCGTTTCCAGCGCACTCAAACTGATGCAGGAGATCATGGCCGAGCGTTATCCCACCAACGAGTGGAACATCTACGCAGCCCAAGCCTCTGACGGAGACAACTGGAACGACGACTCCCCCATTTGCCGCGACATTCTGATCAACCAGATCATGCCGTTCGTGCAGTACTACACTTATGTAGAGATCACCCCGCGCGAACACCAGGCGCTCTGGTACGAGTACGAACGCATCAGCGAGGCGTTTTCCGACACCTTCGCCCAACAGCAACTGGTCTCGGCCGGCGATATTTATCCGGTCTTCCGTGAACTCTTCCAGCGCAGGTTAGTGACATGA
- the apaG gene encoding Co2+/Mg2+ efflux protein ApaG, with amino-acid sequence MHDPRYLVDVSVVTRYLPEQSQPEHQRFAFAYTITVRNNGSVAAKLLSRHWVITDGDGHVEEVRGAGVVGLQPKIDPGSEHTYSSGSVITTKVGTMQGSYLMHADDGHEFKAIIAPFRLAVPGALH; translated from the coding sequence ATGCACGATCCCCGCTATCTGGTCGACGTCAGCGTCGTCACACGTTACCTGCCAGAACAATCGCAGCCCGAACATCAGCGCTTTGCCTTTGCCTACACCATTACGGTGCGCAACAACGGCTCAGTCGCCGCCAAACTGCTGTCCCGGCACTGGGTCATCACCGACGGCGACGGTCATGTCGAGGAAGTTCGCGGCGCAGGCGTTGTAGGGCTGCAACCCAAGATCGATCCTGGCAGCGAACACACCTACAGCAGTGGCTCAGTGATCACCACCAAAGTCGGCACCATGCAGGGTAGCTACCTGATGCACGCCGACGACGGCCACGAGTTCAAAGCCATTATTGCGCCCTTCCGCCTCGCGGTACCCGGAGCCCTGCACTGA